From Acidianus brierleyi:
TTTATTCACCTGATAATCTTTAATGTAATATAAGAATATAATATTTATGACTGAAAATCTGGTAGATGATCTTCTATCTAGAGTTTCTAGATTTGCATCAGTATTAGGAATTTCGAGAACAGAGCTACGAATATATTCTACATTGTTGCTTGAAGGTCAAATGTCAGCTAGGGAAATTTCAGAGAAACTTGGGATCTCGTATACTAAAGTATATAGTATATTAACGAAATTGGAGGAAAGAGGATGGATAAGAAGAACAGGTAAAAAGCCAGCTTTCTATAATGCAATTCCAATAAGAGATTTATGGGCTAATATAAAAAAGCTATTAGAAAATAGAATTGATGAGTTTGAAAAAGAATTTATAGAACCATTATCGGCTATGCTTTCTTCCTCATCTACGTATAATATCATTGTCATCTCATCAACAGATTTAAAGAAAACAATTTTTGACTTACTTAATGAGGCTAGTAGTAAATATCTCATAGCCATATCGTATCCAGAAATTCTTACTAAGGAGATATTAGACGTAATATATACGAAATCTTTTAGTAATGAGGTAAAATTAATAGTTCCAAGTTCTGTAAATGTAGAAAAAATACCAAATGTTAAAAAGGCAGATAATATGTTTGGCAGCGGTATTATTACTTCTTCTGCAGTTCTTTTAATAATAAAAAACAATGATAGACTATCTGGTCTTTTGTCAAATCATAAGTATTTTGTAGATATTGCAACTGTATATTTTGATCATCTATGGGAGAATGTATGTAAATAGCACCGTGCAAAAATTCTTAAAAATAATATTCATGGAATTCCTTATACAGACCTTAAATGAAAATAATAACAGTTAAGCTACCAGAACAGTTCTTGGAAGCAATAGATGAATTAGTAAATACAGGAAGATATGAGTCTAGAAGTGAAGTTATAAGAGCAGCAATAGGTGATTTTATTAGAAAAGAATTATGGGTTAAAGAATAGTGATGAAGGCTGGTATTAATGATAAGAGAGATGATTTAAGACACCAAAACTGATAAGATAAGGTTTTTTATATTATAGTTATCTTCAACTGTTGTGGCATTAAAGGAAGGAGACATTGTAACGATTTGGATAGATAGTAAGAGGGTATTTCTGTTAAAGATAACTAAAGGTAAAAAATTGGAAACCGATAAAGGATATATATTACATGATGATCTAATAGGTAAGGAGTATGGCGATTTAGTGAAAATGTCTAGGGGTTCTGCATATTTATTGAAACCTTTTTTAGAAGATATATATTTAGATTTAAAGAGGCCATCCCAAGTTCTTTATCCTAAAGACGTTGCGTATATGATATATTCTTCTGGAATAAAGCCTGGAGATAAGGTAGTAGAAGCTGGTACTGGTTCTGGATTTCTCACAATATCTTTAGCATATTTCTTGGGTAAAGAAGGCAAAGTAGTAACTTATGATATTAGAAAAGATATGCAAGAAACTGCTAA
This genomic window contains:
- a CDS encoding ribbon-helix-helix domain-containing protein, giving the protein MKIITVKLPEQFLEAIDELVNTGRYESRSEVIRAAIGDFIRKELWVKE
- a CDS encoding tRNA (adenine-N1)-methyltransferase codes for the protein MALKEGDIVTIWIDSKRVFLLKITKGKKLETDKGYILHDDLIGKEYGDLVKMSRGSAYLLKPFLEDIYLDLKRPSQVLYPKDVAYMIYSSGIKPGDKVVEAGTGSGFLTISLAYFLGKEGKVVTYDIRKDMQETAKYNAYILNLTDRIEFKNKDIKNGIDESDVDAVFLDMPCPWEVVSKAYEALKPSGALIVFVPTVNQVEKSYLEMEKYNFIEIHAEELLLREYKVKEGATRPKNIGVVHTGFIIRGRKSIKPL
- a CDS encoding TrmB family transcriptional regulator, producing the protein MTENLVDDLLSRVSRFASVLGISRTELRIYSTLLLEGQMSAREISEKLGISYTKVYSILTKLEERGWIRRTGKKPAFYNAIPIRDLWANIKKLLENRIDEFEKEFIEPLSAMLSSSSTYNIIVISSTDLKKTIFDLLNEASSKYLIAISYPEILTKEILDVIYTKSFSNEVKLIVPSSVNVEKIPNVKKADNMFGSGIITSSAVLLIIKNNDRLSGLLSNHKYFVDIATVYFDHLWENVCK